A region from the Poecilia reticulata strain Guanapo linkage group LG12, Guppy_female_1.0+MT, whole genome shotgun sequence genome encodes:
- the vsig8a gene encoding V-set and immunoglobulin domain-containing protein 8a isoform X1 encodes MIMCKQSCSHLRTPFNLCCPPWLLLCSAVLMSTELRCTRGLKVTSTSPQTVQRAEGDTVTLGCSYMPSLLDTGEIDIEWSVLSPDTTKKDQMLLSYTGGTKYDHGGPRVTEGFSFAAGDPSKGDASLSIAQLSRNHTSTYQCKVKKSPGVDTRKVSLVVKVKPSVPRCWLEGGELVGGAVSLHCESSEGSTPLTYKWRRESKDPMPAAATQDSASGELRISNHTQSFAGIYLCEVNNAVGAERCRISLRASKHPNRSAVIGGNVVGSLLLVFILLVFAGVLYWKLEDRRHHDEEFSNEIREDVGPPDSRPVSRHTGPQTAYSWADQNNVSYFTHNPSSYRQGQTAMQHAAVRSATLEDFNLDTAGPFGQXXNRERS; translated from the exons AGCTGAGATGCACACGAGGGCTGAAGGTGACATCGACAAGCCCGCAGACCGTCCAGAGGGCCGAGGGCGACACCGTGACTTTGGGTTGCAGCTACATGCCGAGCTTATTGGACACCGGAGAAATTGACATTGAATGGTCTGTGCTCAGTCCAGACACGACCAAGAAGGATCAGATG CTTCTGTCATACACCGGCGGCACCAAGTACGACCATGGAGGTCCTAGAGTTACCGAAGGCTTCAGCTTTGCTGCAGGCGATCCCTCCAAGGGCGACGCTTCTCTCTCCATCGCTCAGCTGTCACGCAACCACACTTCTACCTACCAGTGCAAAGTGAAGAAGTCGCCTGGGGTCGACACCCGCAAGGTGTCACTGGTGGTTAAGG TAAAACCATCTGTGCCTCGCTGCTGGCTGGAAGGAGGGGAGCTGGTCGGTGGAGCCGTTTCTCTGCACTGCGAGTCCTCTGAAGGATCCACTCCCCTTACATACAAGTGGCGGAGAGAAAGCAAAGACCCCATGCCTGCTGCTGCCACACAGG ACAGCGCATCCGGGGAGTTGAGAATCAGCAACCACACACAGAGCTTTGCAGGGATCTACCTTTGTGAGGTGAACAATGCTGTTGGAGCCGAACGCTGCAGGATCAGCCTGAGAGCCAGCAAGC ATCCAAACAGATCTGCAGTGATCGGGGGGAACGTYGTGGGCTCGCTTCTCCTCGTCTTCATCTTACTGGTGTTTGCTGGGGTCCTGTACTGGAAGCTGGAGGACAGACGCCACCATGATGAGGAGTTCTCTAACGAGATCAG GGAGGACGTGGGGCCACCTGACAGCCGCCCGGTGAGCCGGCACACCGGTCCGCAAACCGCTTACAGCTGGGCGGATCAGAACAATGTCAGCTATTTCACACACAATCCCTCCAGCTACAGGCAAGGACAAACAGCGATGCAACATGCAGCGGTACGCAGCGCGACGCTGGAGGACTTTAACCTGGACACTGCAGGGCCGTTTGGACAGGRAAASAATAGAGAGAGAAGTTAA